The nucleotide window CGGGCAGCTGGCTAAATTGGCCGAGGTCACCCCTGATACCATTCGTTATTACGAAAAGCAGCAGATGATGGATCATGAAATTCGTACTGAAGGCGGTTTTCGGCTTTATAGCGATAACGATCTTCAGCGGCTGAAGTTTATTCGCTATGGCAGACAGCTTGGCTTTAGTCTGGAAGCCATCAGAGAACTGCTCTCTATTCGTGTTGATCCTGAACATCACACCTGTCAGGAGTCTAAAACGATCGTGCAGTCCCGACTGAGTGAAGTGGAGGGCATGATTGCAGAACTACAGAATATGCAGCGGTCGCTGAAGAGACTAAATGATGCCTGTTGCGGAACCGCACACAGCAGCGTCTACTGCTCTATTCTTGAAGCGCTGGAGAAAGGGGACGTTGCTTCAATGGGTTGATTTATTCCGCCGCAGGACCTATATTTCGCCGACAATCACAGAAGGAAATCACATGGCTGGTTATCAACATAAAAAGGGCGTTATCCGTGATAACGCAATAGAAGCACTACTGCACGATCCGCTCTTTAAAGTTCGTATTGAAACAAATCACAAAGGTAAAGGCAGCTTTCGACGTAAAGCGAAACACGCTAAGAAAGGTAACTGGGAGGCCAGTGGTAAAGAGAGCTTTACCACTGGCCTTCTGAATAACCACAGGTTGCCAATAATGCGGTCTATGCCCGAGCGCGTGATTTCAGACTTTCAACCATTACCGCGATGATAATGATAACGCCTTTTACAACCTGCTGGTTATAACCGGAAATATTCATCAGGTTCATCAGGTTAGAAATCATACTTAAAATAAATACGCCGATAAGAGTATTAACCACATTACCACGCCCTCCGGCCAGACTGGCACCTCCTACTACTACTGCAGCAATAACATCCAGCTCAAACCCTATAGAAAGCACGGGCGAACCAACACCGGTACGGGTTGCCGAGATAATACCTGCAATTCCACACCCAAACGCGCTGATCGCATACACGGCCAGCTTATAGATATTCACGCGTATACCGGCAAATCGTGTTGCCATCTCGTTTGAACCGATGGATATAACCAGACGACCAAATACTGAGTTCTTGTAAACCAACTGACAAAGGATGGCGAAGCCCAGCAGTACGTAAACCGGGAGGGGGAGATCGAGAAAATATCCTGTGCCAAAATTTACAAAAGCATCGTTATCGATAAAAACCGGCTGGCCATTGGAAATAATCAAAGCCAGACCACGCGCAATAGTCATCATTGCCAGCGTAGCTATGAAGGGCGCTATATTGAACCATGTCACTAACATTCCTGAAAAAGCACCCATCAGCGTCACCATGCCTACGCCTGCTACCAACGCTGGCCACAATCCTATGTCCGGTATCATCAAGCCAACTACGACGGAAACAAACGCCATAATTGAGCCGATCGACAAATCAATTCCCCCCGTCAAAATGACAAACAGCAGTCCCAGCGCTGCCAGACCCAGAGGAACACTCTGTCGTAATACGTTAGTAATATTATCTGCACTGTAAAAACGGTCGGAGAGAAATGCAGCTATTACAAGCATACAAATAAAAACTAAAATAGTTGAGTTATCTAATAAAAAACGACCAATGCGCTTTCTGGGAGTAAATTCTACGTTATCTTTTTCTTTAGTGATTGATTGCATCATCTGATTTTCCCTCAGGCTGCGCTATTTCTTGGAATGGCATAGCGCATGATATTTTGTTCTGATATCTCATCGCCAATAAGTTCTTTGGTCAACTGACCTTCGCTCATTACATAAACGCGGTGGCTCAGATTGATGACCTCGACCATTTCTGACGAGATGACCAGGATGGAATAACCGCGTTTCGCCAGTTGATGAATAATGTTATAAATCTCAACTTTCGCACCGACATCAACACCACGGGTAGGCTCATCAAGAATAAGAATATTGCAGTCAGTGTTTAACCATTTGGCAATCACCACTTTTTGTTGATTACCGCCGCTGAGGCTGGCGATAGTATCTTCGACCGAACCTAGTTTAATATTCAGTTTTTTACGAAGGGATTGGCTAACCTCCTGTTCCTGACGCCGATTGATAAATCCCATCATACGGCTGATAACGCTGAGATTAGTCAGGGTCATATTTTCCCTGATTGGGCGAACTAAAATTGCTCCCTGTTCCTTACGGCTTTCAGGCACCAGTCCGATACCATGACTCATTGCCTGGGCAGGAGAACCTATCTCAATTTTTTTTCCTTCTTTAAATACAGTACCTGCTGACATTTTATCAATACCAAACAGGCAGCGTGCAATCTCTGTGCGCCCGGAACCGATTAAACCAGCCAGGCCGACAACTTCGCCTTTACGCAGCGTCAGACTGATATTTTTCAGGAGCGACCGAGTCGAGAGCTCTTTAACCTCAAGCATCACTTTCTCTTCAGGCAAGCCTTTATCAGGGTAAAGACTTTCCAGTTTTCGTCCGACCATGTTAGTGATAATGTCCTCCTCGCTACACAGGGTCGGATCTAAAGTTATAACGGTCTCACCATCTTTAATAACGGTAATCTCATCTGCGATTGCCATTAATTCCTCAAGGCGGTGAGAGATATAAATGATGGTCACACCGCGCGATTTAAGCTTGCGCAGCTGCTCAAAAAGGATAGCGACCTCTTTTCCTGAAAGAACAGCGGAAGGCTCATCAAGGATTAAAATGTTAACGTCTTTGGCCAGCGACTTAGCAATCTCAACCATTTGTTGATAAGCAACGCTTAAATCACCGGTACGTTTGCATGGGTCGATTGAAAAACCTAATTCATTAAGAATATGCGAGGCACGCTCATTCAATCGCTTCCAGCGCACAATGCCCTTTCCCATACCCAGATCGTCAAGAAAGATATTCTCTGCCACCGATAAATCTGGTGAAAGCGCCAGTTCCTGATAAATAATGCCAATCCGGCTCTCTTTACTGTGAGCGGGCGTAGTGAAGTTTTTCTCTTCACCATGGATGAAGATTTTTCCGCTGTCTTTTGTATAAATGCCAGACAGGATCTTCATCAGGGTAGATTTGCCTGCCCCATTTTCTCCGATGATGGCGTGAATGGTGCCCGTATGCACCTGCAAATTAATGGCTTTAAGTGCATGAACTCCGCCAAAGCTTTTTTTTACCTGCTGAACGTCAATAGCATACTGGTTCACGTTTTAACCTCACAGATATCCCCCTCTCTGGAGGGGGCTCATCATCAGAAAATCGCGTCGGCTTTGTAATACTGAGCCACGTTGTCTTTAGTAATGACAATCGTTGGGATATAGCTATAAGGTGGGAAATCTTTTTTGCCACCCTGATATTGTTCAATAATATTTAGTGTGTCGCGGGTAAGCAGGTCGGGGTTATTCGATGCTGTTGCTTGTAGTTCGCCTTTTTCTACGGCTTCCAGTCCCTTTTTATAGCCATCATGAGCATAGACTTTCACCTGGTCTAATTTATTGGCTGCCTTCAGTGCGCGGATTGCCCCTAAAGCCATATCGTCCATCTCACTGTAAACACAATTAATTTTATTTCCCTGAGCAACGATCATATCTTCCATCGCTTTCAAACCACCTTGCTGATCCCAGTTTCCCCATCCCTGACTCAGGACGGTTAGCTGTTTATGACCATATTTTTTTTCCTGGGCTTCTGTGACGCCTTTCAGAAAATTATCGCTACGTGCCTGACCGACCAGATTACCGGCATTGCCGCTGACTAATACGCAATTCATAGGTTTATCGCCAAACTGGCTCACCGCAAATGCCCCTAACTGTCTGTTATTCTCTGCATTGTTAGCCTGAACACGGGTGATAACTTTGGCTTTTAATGAAATGTCGCTGTCAATAATCACAACCGGCACTTTGGCGCGTTCCGCCATTTTAACAATACGCTGGCCTGCTTCAGGATCTTGCGGATTAAGCACCAGATAGTTAATCCCCTGAGAAAGCATATCCTCAACGTCTGCAATCTGTTTATTCAGGTCACCGCGTGCATCGGTAGTAACCAATTCATAGTTTTTCTCTTTTGCATGGATTTTCATATATTCGGTCAACCCATTAAAGAAAGCGCCGTTAAGCGTGCGGTTAGCAAAACCAATTTTAAGTTGCTCAGCTGCGCTTGCAGATAATGAGGTGGCTGCGCCAGCTAACAGCATGCACACTAAAAGCTTTTTCATTTTTAATCCTCTTCAATTATAGGGGCAGGGTAAAATGCTTATTTTCTTATTGGTGAGTTGAAGTCAGTGCTGCTTTTTCCAGGCATTCGACAGATTCTCGTATCAGCTGGATAAAATTGGCTTTACCCGCAAGCGTGGAGAAAAGGGCATTATCACTGGCAAATGCTTTGACAGGATCTTCACTCTGATACCAGGCGTGAACTTGATGAGGGTCGAGAATGCCATCTTCGTAGTTGTACGGCAGCGAACCTTCATGCCATCGCCGCATAAACAGGAAAAAGAGCGCGGGAAGTTTTGCACATGCACGGGGTGTCTCCCCTTGCTCATAACGCGTGATTAACGTTGGAGTGATAAATCCAGGTATTTTGGAAAGGCCATCGGCCGCTACACGCTGATTGGTATCCTTGATATAAGGGTTACCAAAACGCTCGAGAATTACATCCCGGTAGCTTTCCAGATCAAGCGGAGAGGGAGTCAGGCAGGGAATGACATCTTCAGTGACATAGTCCCAGGCTAACTGATAAATAGCCTTTACATGCGTACTTTCGTCAATGAAAGAGAGGCCCTGGAGGGTTCCCGCCCATGCAATAGCGCTGTGGCTGGCATTAAGGATGCGAGTTTTGGCCTCTTCATACGCCTCCACATTGTTCACCAGCGCTACGTCTACTTTTTCCAGCGCCGGGCGCTCAGCAGCAAATTTATCTTCCACCACCCACTGAATAAAGGATTCTGCCATTACGGGTGCAGCATCACTGATGCCCAGTGCCGTTTTTACCCTGGCTGCAATGTCGGGAGAGGGGCGTGGTGTAATGCGATCCACCATAGTATTGGGGGTTGTCACCGATTCTGCCAGCCACTTCAGTAATCCATCTTGTTGGCGCAACGTGAGAAATTGTACCAGGCCGTCACGAAAGTGCTCACCGTTTTGCCGCACATTGTCACAGCACATCAGGGTAATCGGCCCAGCCTGTTGTTCCATTCTTCGTTGCAGGATATGCGCAATAGCACCATAAATGGTGCGAACACCTCCTTTTAGGTCAAGGTCAACATCCCTGTTGCTCTTATCCAGTACCCGATGAGAATCAAGATAATAACCTCCCTCTGTCACCGTAAATGAGATCACTTTGGTCTCTGGCGCAGCGCCCTCAGCAATCAATGCTGCCAGCTTAATATCCCACGGAATGATTTTTTTGATTACGGTGATTTTTTCATATTCCCGCTCTCCCGCCGGGGAAACGGTTTCAAGTACATACTCCCCCTTTTGCCGTTCGAGTATGGAAAGCAGCGTTTCCGCGTCATCTCTGATGTTACCAAGAGCAATATGCCACTCTACAGCGCTGTCGCCCCCCTGTTGCAACAGGCGATTAAGATAGCAGGCTTGATGGGCGCGATGAAATGAACCGGCCCCGATATGTACCCATTGTAACGTCTGCTGCGCTGCCATGATTGTCTCCCGAAATGGTCATTTGCCCATTAACAGGGCTTTTGAAAGTTCACGTAGCGTAAATGAATAATTGCCCCTCTAAAGAGCATTAGCTCACAAATGTGATTAATTTGTGTGTAAATGGTTAAAAAAACCTTGCCGTCAGATAACGTGAGGCCAATATTGCTGAAATTGGCAAAAAACAGGTGAGGGGAGTAGAGGATGAAAAGGACGATTACAACCCATACCGCTGCCCGCGCCGCATGGTTGTATTACATTACCGGCTACACTCAATATCAGATTGCCGACTGTCTTGGCGTCTCGCGTCAGGTTGTGCAGCGTCTCATCGCCAGGGCTTCTGCAGAAAATTTGATCTCATTTCAAATTATGCACGCCGTGTCGGATTGCCTGAAGCTGGCCTCTGCACTTGTTTTGAAATACAACCTGCAATTTTGCCAGGTTGTCCCTTCTGCGGGACTGGCGCCTGCCGCGTGCCAGAAGATGGTGACATCTGCCGCTGCCAGCGTCATGGCCAGCCTGCTTTCTGCAACGCCGGGAATGACGATTGCGTTGGGGTCAGGCAGGACACTGCGCGCTGCAATTGAAAAAATGCCCGACCTTACATATTTCCAGCATCATTCTGTTTCTTTACTCGGTGCGATGACTGCCGATGGAACCACTACGCGGTACGACGTGCCGCTGTGCATGGCGCAAAAAACCGGGGGGAAATATTTTATTGT belongs to Erwinia pyri and includes:
- the zntR gene encoding Zn(2+)-responsive transcriptional regulator, which produces MFKIGQLAKLAEVTPDTIRYYEKQQMMDHEIRTEGGFRLYSDNDLQRLKFIRYGRQLGFSLEAIRELLSIRVDPEHHTCQESKTIVQSRLSEVEGMIAELQNMQRSLKRLNDACCGTAHSSVYCSILEALEKGDVASMG
- a CDS encoding alternative ribosome-rescue factor A; the encoded protein is MAGYQHKKGVIRDNAIEALLHDPLFKVRIETNHKGKGSFRRKAKHAKKGNWEASGKESFTTGLLNNHRLPIMRSMPERVISDFQPLPR
- a CDS encoding ABC transporter permease; amino-acid sequence: MQSITKEKDNVEFTPRKRIGRFLLDNSTILVFICMLVIAAFLSDRFYSADNITNVLRQSVPLGLAALGLLFVILTGGIDLSIGSIMAFVSVVVGLMIPDIGLWPALVAGVGMVTLMGAFSGMLVTWFNIAPFIATLAMMTIARGLALIISNGQPVFIDNDAFVNFGTGYFLDLPLPVYVLLGFAILCQLVYKNSVFGRLVISIGSNEMATRFAGIRVNIYKLAVYAISAFGCGIAGIISATRTGVGSPVLSIGFELDVIAAVVVGGASLAGGRGNVVNTLIGVFILSMISNLMNLMNISGYNQQVVKGVIIIIAVMVESLKSRARA
- a CDS encoding sugar ABC transporter ATP-binding protein; this encodes MNQYAIDVQQVKKSFGGVHALKAINLQVHTGTIHAIIGENGAGKSTLMKILSGIYTKDSGKIFIHGEEKNFTTPAHSKESRIGIIYQELALSPDLSVAENIFLDDLGMGKGIVRWKRLNERASHILNELGFSIDPCKRTGDLSVAYQQMVEIAKSLAKDVNILILDEPSAVLSGKEVAILFEQLRKLKSRGVTIIYISHRLEELMAIADEITVIKDGETVITLDPTLCSEEDIITNMVGRKLESLYPDKGLPEEKVMLEVKELSTRSLLKNISLTLRKGEVVGLAGLIGSGRTEIARCLFGIDKMSAGTVFKEGKKIEIGSPAQAMSHGIGLVPESRKEQGAILVRPIRENMTLTNLSVISRMMGFINRRQEQEVSQSLRKKLNIKLGSVEDTIASLSGGNQQKVVIAKWLNTDCNILILDEPTRGVDVGAKVEIYNIIHQLAKRGYSILVISSEMVEVINLSHRVYVMSEGQLTKELIGDEISEQNIMRYAIPRNSAA
- a CDS encoding substrate-binding domain-containing protein, with the protein product MKKLLVCMLLAGAATSLSASAAEQLKIGFANRTLNGAFFNGLTEYMKIHAKEKNYELVTTDARGDLNKQIADVEDMLSQGINYLVLNPQDPEAGQRIVKMAERAKVPVVIIDSDISLKAKVITRVQANNAENNRQLGAFAVSQFGDKPMNCVLVSGNAGNLVGQARSDNFLKGVTEAQEKKYGHKQLTVLSQGWGNWDQQGGLKAMEDMIVAQGNKINCVYSEMDDMALGAIRALKAANKLDQVKVYAHDGYKKGLEAVEKGELQATASNNPDLLTRDTLNIIEQYQGGKKDFPPYSYIPTIVITKDNVAQYYKADAIF
- the dalD gene encoding D-arabinitol 4-dehydrogenase, with translation MAAQQTLQWVHIGAGSFHRAHQACYLNRLLQQGGDSAVEWHIALGNIRDDAETLLSILERQKGEYVLETVSPAGEREYEKITVIKKIIPWDIKLAALIAEGAAPETKVISFTVTEGGYYLDSHRVLDKSNRDVDLDLKGGVRTIYGAIAHILQRRMEQQAGPITLMCCDNVRQNGEHFRDGLVQFLTLRQQDGLLKWLAESVTTPNTMVDRITPRPSPDIAARVKTALGISDAAPVMAESFIQWVVEDKFAAERPALEKVDVALVNNVEAYEEAKTRILNASHSAIAWAGTLQGLSFIDESTHVKAIYQLAWDYVTEDVIPCLTPSPLDLESYRDVILERFGNPYIKDTNQRVAADGLSKIPGFITPTLITRYEQGETPRACAKLPALFFLFMRRWHEGSLPYNYEDGILDPHQVHAWYQSEDPVKAFASDNALFSTLAGKANFIQLIRESVECLEKAALTSTHQ
- a CDS encoding sugar-binding transcriptional regulator — translated: MKRTITTHTAARAAWLYYITGYTQYQIADCLGVSRQVVQRLIARASAENLISFQIMHAVSDCLKLASALVLKYNLQFCQVVPSAGLAPAACQKMVTSAAASVMASLLSATPGMTIALGSGRTLRAAIEKMPDLTYFQHHSVSLLGAMTADGTTTRYDVPLCMAQKTGGKYFIVPAPMFADNAHDRDLWCNNRIYKTVTEKARMADMTFLGIGDIAQNCPIFLQGFINREELDRLLELGAVAEVVGHIVDENGMLIKSELKQRLTSIALPQRPVRPTLAFAGGADKYQAIEAVLKGRWINGFITDEESARYLLRGELPERKTL